A window of Plantibacter sp. PA-3-X8 genomic DNA:
GCGGCGGCGGGAACGGCCGGTGGGTTCGGCGGCGCCCCGGGCGCTGCGGCCGCGACCACCACCGACATCGTCCTCCAGGCTCCCGTGACCGCGTGGATCATCGTCATCGCCGTCGGGATCGCCGTCATCGGCGGGCTGCTCGCGGGTGCCATCGGCGGGTGGCGCGCCTCACGGCTGCGTCCGGCCGAGGCGCTCCGCTCCGTCGCCTAGGCGACGCACCAGACGCCGCCGGGTGGTCGTCTCTCCTGCACCACCCGGCGGTCCCACTTCTCACTCCGACCAGCAGAACGAAGGACCCCATGTACACGATCACCGGCCTCACCAAGCAGTACCGCCAGGCGAAGCGCTCCGTCACGGCGCTCGACGGCGTCGACCTCGACATCCCCGACGGACAGTTCGTCGCCATCCAAGGTCCGACCGGCGGCGGCAAGTCGACGCTCCTCCAGATGCTCGGCGCGCTGGACCGACCGACCGCCGGCAGCATCTCCCTCGCCGGTGACGACCTCTCGACGCTCAGCGAGACGAAGCTCGGCAGGATCCGCGCCACGGAGATCGGCTTCGTGTTCCAGGGGTTCAACCTCATCCCGACGCTGACGGCACAGGAGAACGTCGAGATGGCCCTGGTCCCGATCGGCACGCCTCGGGCCGAACGCGAAACCAGGGCTCGGGCGGCGCTCGCGTCCGTCGGACTCTCCGAGCGGGGTTCGCACCTCCCCGCCGAGTTGTCCGGCGGGCAGCAGCAGCGGGTGGCGATCGCCCGTGCGCTCGTCAAGGAGCCCGAGGTGCTGCTCGCCGACGAACCGACCGGCAACCTCGACGAGGAGACCCGCGACGAGATCATGGACCTCCTCGAGGGTCTGTGGCGCGACCGCGGGCTCACGGTCGTCGTGGTGACGCACGACACCGCGGTCGCCAAGCGCGCCGAGCGTCGTCTCCACATCGCGAACGGGAAGCTCAAGGACGTCACGATTCGGCGCTGATCGGCCACTCGGCAGGCTAGGGGAGCGGCCCACATCCGCTCCCCGAGCCGCCTACACCCTGTCGAAGGGCCACGGGAATACCCCGCCGTCGTGATTGGTTGACACTGATCAACTACTTCTCATATAGTTGACGCATATCAACTAGCTGACGTCATCACGATCGCGGAGCCCATGTCACACACCACTTCAACACCCGCCACGCCCGCTCGCGCGGACAACGGCATGACGCATCGCCAGGTGCTCGAGGCCCTCTCCGGCCTCCTCCTCGGCATGTTCGTGTCGATCCTCGCCGGAACCGTCGTCTCGACCTCCCTCCCCCGGATCATCTCCGACCTGATCGGCGACCAGACGGCGTTCACCTGGGTCGTCACGGCCACGTTGCTCGCCACCACCGTCTCGACGCCCATCTGGGGCAAGTTCGCCGACCTCTTCAACCGCAAGCTGCTCATCCAGCTGGCGCTCGGGATCTTCGTCCTCGGCTCGGCGCTCGCGGGCTTCTCGCAGGACACCGGCACGCTCATCGGCTTCCGCGTCCTGCAGGGCCTCGGCGCCGGTGGTCTCACGGCGCTCAGCCAGATCATCATGGCCGACATCATCAGCCCGCGTGAGCGTGGCCGCTACATGGGCCTCTTCGGCGCGGTGATGGCGGTCGGCACGGTCGGCGGCCCGCTCTTCGGCGGCCTCCTCACCGACTCGCTCGGCTGGCGCTGGAACTTCTTCGTCGGTGTCCCCTTCGCGATCGCCGCGATCTTCCTCCTGCAGCGCACGCTCCACCTCCCGAAGCGGAACGTCGGCAAGGTCAAGATCGACTACCTGGGCGCAGCCCTGATCGCCGGCGGGGTCTCGCTGCTGCTCATCTGGGTCACCCTGGCCGGGACGCAGTTCGAGTGGGCGAGCTTCACGACGCTCGTCATGGTGGGCATCTCCGTCCTCCTGCTCGCCGCAGCGGTCATCGTCGAGATCAAGGTCGACGAGCCGATCATCCCGATGTCGCTGTTCAAGAACCGCACCTTCACCCTCGCGGTCGTCGCGAGCATCTCGGTGGGTGTGGCGATGTTCGGCACCTCGGTGTTCCTCAGCCAGTACATGCAGCTGGCGCGTGGAGCGACGCCGACGGAGTCGGGTCTGCTGACGCTCCCGATGATCGGCGGCCTCCTGATCGCCTCCATCGTGGTCGGGCAGTTCATCTCCCGCTTCGGCCACTGGAAGCCGTACCTCATCGTGGGTTCGATCCTCCTCACCGTCGGCCTGTTCCTCATGAGCACGATCCACTACGACTCGAACTACCTGCTCGTCTCCGTGTACATGTTCGTCCTCGGCGCCGGTGTCGGCATGGTCATGCAGAACCTCGTGCTCGTGGTCCAGAACGACGTCCTGCCGCAGCAGCTGGGCACGGCGAGCGCGGGTGTCGCGTTCTTCCGCAGCCTCGGCGGCACGATCGGCGTCTCGGTCATGGGCTCGGTGCTCGCGACGAAGGTCACCGACATGCTCTCCGACCGACAGGACGACCTGCAGGCGGCAATCGTCGCCCTCGGTGCTCCCGGCGCCAAGATCGCCGAGACGCTCTCGAGCGGCACGATCCCGAAGGTGAGCACGCTACCCGAGTCGGTGCGGACCATCATCGAATCCGTCTACGGTGACGCGGTCGCCGACATCTTCCTCGTCGCCGCACCACTCGCGATCCTGACGATCATCGCCGTGATCTTCCTGCCGAACAAGAAGCTCGGTTCGAAGAACGCCGTGCAGCGCATGGCCGAGCAGGGCGCCGGGGAGCCGGCCCTCGTCGGCGCGGCCACCGGTTCCGTCACGACGGCCACCGCGTCCACGTCGACCCAGTCGTTCGCGACCGGTGCGCTGGACGTGGCCGAGGCCATGATCGGTGGCGAGGCGGACACCCGACTCGAGCGAGGACGGGACGAGACCGCCGACGCCGACAGCGGCTCGGAGGCCG
This region includes:
- a CDS encoding ABC transporter ATP-binding protein, with product MYTITGLTKQYRQAKRSVTALDGVDLDIPDGQFVAIQGPTGGGKSTLLQMLGALDRPTAGSISLAGDDLSTLSETKLGRIRATEIGFVFQGFNLIPTLTAQENVEMALVPIGTPRAERETRARAALASVGLSERGSHLPAELSGGQQQRVAIARALVKEPEVLLADEPTGNLDEETRDEIMDLLEGLWRDRGLTVVVVTHDTAVAKRAERRLHIANGKLKDVTIRR
- a CDS encoding MDR family MFS transporter, which produces MSHTTSTPATPARADNGMTHRQVLEALSGLLLGMFVSILAGTVVSTSLPRIISDLIGDQTAFTWVVTATLLATTVSTPIWGKFADLFNRKLLIQLALGIFVLGSALAGFSQDTGTLIGFRVLQGLGAGGLTALSQIIMADIISPRERGRYMGLFGAVMAVGTVGGPLFGGLLTDSLGWRWNFFVGVPFAIAAIFLLQRTLHLPKRNVGKVKIDYLGAALIAGGVSLLLIWVTLAGTQFEWASFTTLVMVGISVLLLAAAVIVEIKVDEPIIPMSLFKNRTFTLAVVASISVGVAMFGTSVFLSQYMQLARGATPTESGLLTLPMIGGLLIASIVVGQFISRFGHWKPYLIVGSILLTVGLFLMSTIHYDSNYLLVSVYMFVLGAGVGMVMQNLVLVVQNDVLPQQLGTASAGVAFFRSLGGTIGVSVMGSVLATKVTDMLSDRQDDLQAAIVALGAPGAKIAETLSSGTIPKVSTLPESVRTIIESVYGDAVADIFLVAAPLAILTIIAVIFLPNKKLGSKNAVQRMAEQGAGEPALVGAATGSVTTATASTSTQSFATGALDVAEAMIGGEADTRLERGRDETADADSGSEAEAHSPRHGR